The DNA sequence CATTATAATTTACTACATTTTACTACCACATTTACTAATGGCAAAGGTTACCACACCTGAATGCAAATTTACCTAGGTCCACTGTCAAAAGTAAGcaatttacattatttttaacaTGATACAGTAAGTTCTGACTTTGCGAATAGAGACACAGCTTATAATAAAACTAAATATTGATCTGctatctaaaaataaaacaggaatACAGGCGATTTCACACATACTGAATCACAATTGACAACCCCATGGAAATAAAGGCTTTGAGCATCTCTtcactgaaagagaaaaatttatttttcctatttctctTGAAAACATAAGCTTAATGCTTTATCAGTGTTAGTTTACAAGGCACATGgctaaatacatttaaataaacCTCTTCTAATATTAAATTGGACAAGTTATGTTCTTGGTACATGGAGATCCTTGAGGAGTAAAGCTGGAACAGCTCATGAACTCAGGAGATGTGGAGAGACAGCATTACACTTGCAGCCACTTGTCAAAAACAagcatgaaaagaaaatccGTTCCACAGCCCCATGTGGCTAGACAGCAAAACCCTGACATGAAGGCTGAGATCCCCTTCAAGCAAAGGCCACCTCCATGCCAAAGCTGTAGAACACGTGTGTGGGTAGCCCAgagacagccacagctgctcagaCAATACCAACTGCAAGCAGCCGCGTGGCCTTCACGCCGCCACATCAGGCGAACAGCCCTGAGGACACTCTCCAGTCACAGAGCATGAACGAGACAAGATTACAGATCAAAGCTTAAGTCCAAGTGCTGAAGTCTCAGAAGAAACCTGAACTTTGTGTCCTATTGATGACCACTTGAATGACTTCTACAAAGTTCCATTTCTTGTTCCAGTATCTCCCCACATCTCTTCACAACATTTTATAGCTGTGAAATTTCTTCCCTGTTGTGGCAGGAAGGCCACCCAGAAAAAAGGCTGCACACTCTGTCAAATCACGTATTTtaacacaacaacaacaatgcAATAATATTTTATAACAATTACTCTCTAGCATGAATCTCTCTGGACACAAAAGGATGCAAAAGGGATCTGTCATTTGTGACATttggaaacaaaattatttcatgtgGTGTTACATTTTAGTTAAATGGTATGTTCTGTCTCATCCCTCAAAAATGTACAGTTTATTCCAAGCTgagttcctcccctgaagtctcATGTGTCTGTAATCTCATTGGCCCAAGTCTTATTCCATGCTCATTTTGAATCTCCCTGTGAAGCTGTGCGAGGGAGACAAGACTCTCTCTTGGCCTTTCCCTCCCTAGGCACACCCCCtttctcccccttcccccttagAAACCACGCTGCTCCCGGGGGTGGGActcccaataaaccctcatctaatcggcaccctcagaagccgtgtggagtttccttgcctgcctgctgctacCGGCGAGCACACAGCTTAGGGGGCCCTCTGGggattccctggggagctccccCAAACGAACTGATTTAAATGGCTCTCAACGTACGGCAAGACCACCGACAACCCCAAGAGGAAAACACCATCACCCTGCCGGGACAGCGCAGAACCCCGTGGAACCCCGCTTCAGCGCCACCTTCGGCAACCTGGGGCAGCCGCGCGGGGCCACATCCGCGGCCCTGGGCCGCCCCTCCACCCCCACACAGAGACCCCGCGCCGCCATGCCACCATCGCAGCCCGCGCAGCTTTCGAGATCGCCGCCGGCAGCTGCCGGCTCCCCCGCGCCACATGGCCGCCACGTGGCTGCTTGGAGCCGCCAGGAGCCGCCAGGAGCCGCCAGGAGCCGGGAACCGCCACCCCCTGCCCGGAGGTGGCAGGGGAGGGGGGCCCCGAAGAGCGGGCGGGCCATGTGGATCGCCGAGCCCCAGCTGCTGATGCCCTGgaccacagcagtggcaaaAGAAAGCCCACCCGTTTCCACGAGGGAGCCACCAGAGGAGCAACAAGCAGCTTTCAGCTTTGCCCGAACCTCGCACCCCTCAAAACTGGTTTCGTCAGTTCCTCCTTCCTCAGTCTTACTCTCTCTCCCCtcgctgctccttctccctaaCTCCATCCCTAGCCCGCCTTCCCCTTAACAAACCCCCGGGACTTCACTTCATCCTACTAAACCTGGCTAGCTCAGTCGGTAGAGCATAAGACTCTTCATCTCAGAGTTGTGGGTTGAGCTCCACGTTAGGCACCACCTGAATTAGTGTGGTTTCTGCCAAGCTGTTGGGGTCCGCTCTGGCTAGCTATGGAGCCTTGCCCACATGGTAGTTCATAGACAAAAGATTGAGAAGTGCTTGTTCTCCCATGGGTTGGTCCACCTGGTGTGTCTCTTGGAATAAAGAGACAATGTTTCCCACGTGAAGAAGAGCATCTCAATCTTTTACTTTCATCTATGAATTATCATCTGGGCAGGGGTCCATAGCTAGTCGGAGTGGACCCCAACAGCCTGGCAGAAACCACAAAAATTCAATTTCACATAATAAGTGACAGGCATTACAGGCCAATGTTAAATACACCACTTATTCTGACACTGACCACAGATAATGCTCTGCAAAGTAAAGGCAAATTAGTCACATTTATTAGAGTGTGAAAATCTTAAGACAGATGCTTTGTGGTAGGGCCCAGTGCTTCAGCACAGCCCTTTGCTCACCCAGCTTAATCTGGTTAGATGCCAACAAGATGTGCTTTCATCAGCCTGGCACTCTGCTAGGGTCTCAGCAGTGCCTACCACATCTTCCTCTTCAGGTGAGAGTCCCCCTGGCTCAGAGCATAGGGGAGCAAGTGACACCCCATTTGCAGAAGGCCATCAATCTGCCTCCATACAGGCAAAATTCTGTATTCCTGGAGATAAACTGAGGCCAAGGGCTGTTATGCAGGCATGTCCCTCATCCAAGACAACGTGGTAGACCACATTAAGCTGCTCTGAAGAGAACAAAGAATCCTCTCCACCCTCTGGACCATTTCTAGCAGTGCCACTGCACTTTCTTTTGAGGTTTTTAGCAAGGAAAAAAGCTATTTTCAGACTGGTTTCAAGGAAGCCAACATATGAAGGGAGATTAAGACTAAAAACTTGTGAAAGGGCACCTTTCTCCTATTCCACTTTGCTACTCCTTTCTTTCCTCATACTTGCACATTTACACAGAAGAACTAGGAGTCCTTCAAGCAGCTTTCAGGTTACTCTACATATATATTCACATTaaaataatgtgatttttttcatttatattttccagtttatttcAATGAAAGCCTGACTGAAGagattcttattttaaaaaagacagGCTGTTTccataaaacacaaaataatacACTTCTAAATTCTGTTCTGAAATAAAATGGTTCATGTAACAGCTTTCACTAAACTAAAAAGGTGTGAATTAAAACAGGTTTCATTATGCTCGTGAAATTAATCTCTCTGAGCCCCAAATGAAAGCACAGTTTGCTTTTTTCATGCGTCTCTAAAGTACTAATTTCAATAGCCAAGACACAGATGGTAGCAAATGGTGTTTTGTAAGGGACCGGTCATTGcggttttttttccttggtaaGACAAACTGGAAATTGATTCATTTGTCTGCAATTCAAGCCATGAATCATCTCAGTTACCAGTAGATAGGTGGAAGAAACTGAAACACAGACAGTACAAGAAACTACTGGTGGTGCAATGCTTAAACACAACTCAACTGACAAAACCTCCCATAGCTCCCCTTGAGCTCAGCTCAAGACCCTTTCCTTCAAATCGTGCAGTTTGTGTGTATCTACCCATAGCAGTACCTGTCTATCTCAGTGTAGAAGTCAATCTCCATTTCACAGTCTCTTGTGCACAGTCTCTGATGCAATTATGACCTGACTTCAAGGAGGCAAATGTGGGAGGAAAGGAAGGGCTGAATATAGATGATGAAGAGCAATAGGCAAGTAGGGAGAAGCTGAATCAAACAGCAAGTCTGGGGCTGGCATTAAAAGAGTGGTGCCATTCAGGGACCATCACACAGTGTGAGAGACACACAGTGGCAAAACAAAGTGTTTTGCCTCATAGGCAAAACAAAGCTACAGGCAAAGCCCTGAGACACCAAAGGTATTTAAAACATTAAAGGGGATGTAGATAGTGAGATCTTACTAATTTAGTAGCAAGAGTTTACATTAGCTAAATGGTTTCCAGGATTAGATCTCATTGCTGTAAATCGGGGTTTAAAAGCCTGGAGTTACCTTCAAAAATAGAGTGCCATTCCTCCTGAGAGCTGGGACCAAGCCAGCTGGAGATAGGATGCTCTGTGCTACCACCTGCAGTCCACTTACCACCACAGGGACAGTCCTGCCATTCACCCTCTCAAGGGAACTGGTATGAACCTGTCCCCTGTTGCACATGTAAATCTTAGGAAAGAAGCAACACCTTCCCGAATAAAAGAATTAGGAGACACAAACAGGGTGAAGGGTGGTGGAAGAATGCCTGGATCCAACAGCAAATTGCAACACAGGCTGCATTTATACCAGATGCTTTGCTTTCAGGATGGATGTTGGGTTGGGTCTGCTGCCTGTCTTTGTGCTTGCCTATTGTGGAAAATCACATCTTTAGAATATGAAGCATCATTTTGGTAGAGAAGTGTTTTTGTCAGAACTCTGTGGTCGGTCTCAGAATAAGATGTTCTGTTTTGCAAAGGTTTATTtgttttacacacacacactcgcCTGGGTCTATTAAATTCAGAACTCCTATGACGgtattccctttctttttttgacCCTTTGCAGCTGCAGAACAGCATGATATTCATAAGAaaattatgggaaaaaaatcacttgatTTGGTTTTCAAACTTTAACTTGCTGAAATTATTCCCTGTTGGATATATTTTTTCATCATTGGAATCCAAACTCTTCAGGACTTACATATGCCATGTTTCACACAAGGGGAGCTCAGGACCTTACAGAATTTGGACCTTTATACACAGCTTTTCATTATTGTTTGCAGATGAGGTATagtctttaaaacaaaataaaaatgtaattggGACCAGGCTGTTTCCAACTGTCCAGCTGCTCACCTGTGACCAAAGCACTAAGCTTGGCTAACCCCTGTGAAAAAAGGATTATGAAATGCAAAAACCTACTGACTATCTTTGAAATCTGCATACAAGAACCGCTCCAGATAAGGATCATACCATTTCTCTTGATATGggtttatataaatatattgaGAAAGATTACtctagaatttaaaaaatacccaACTTTACTCTGGTAGCATCTTTTAACTCAAAtactgtggcagcagctctctggccacagagagcaACAGATGACTTTTCCAggcattttcctggggaaggctgtgagaagatcagagaaaagaatgagaaacaattcttatctccacttgctgcacctgttgttgtgcacatgtggaatgtgttacggagatttgtttaccaaagggtgatttcttaattggacactGGATGGTGTTTGGATTGATTGACCAATTAGATCAAAGCTGTATCCGACTGTTGGTAAGGGTTATGAGTTTCTTAAtaagtatagtatagtataagATGATATAGTATGATATAGTATAATCAAgtgattgatcagccttctggaatcatggagtcaatgaTTACTCAGCTGGGGGTCTGCGGCGACAAAATACAAATAGTACCACTGAAATGCAGGTGTTACATAAAGAATGAAGGAGAAACATTTGGGCAGCGATTCCAAAACAATGACCTGTgtaaaaaaaaagcactttgtTAGAAGTCCTGGTCAAGCCCTTATGTTTCTTCTTACCTCAGTTTCCATACATAGAAGTATACTAAGAGAATTTTGGATGATGGCAAATGTAACACTATTTCTTAGATTATTTCTTAGGTGCTTCGATTCTACAGTTAGTAGGTGTCTTTTAAGTATCTACAGCTCTGCTAAGCAAATCAGAGATTTCACCTGACAGCTGGCgtttccagttctgccccattCCGGATGTCATTGCACTTCATTTGACTGATGGCATGCATGTCTGTGTACCAAGTACCTCAGCTGATGCATTCTTTCCCCTCCACACTCAGCAAATCCAACCTCTCCTACTGAATGAACACACTACATTTTTTGCCATCCTCACTAAGGATGGACAACACAACAAGTAGTTATGCATAGAGCTAATGTGTCAAGTCCCAGGCAGAAAGATACAGAAAGTAGTCGCCTGAGGTTACAGAAGTACAGCCTCACACCCCACCCAGATGGGCTTCCCACTGCCTTCAGTGAGCTTAACACTGAGGAATGGTGGTTTCACCTAAATGGTAGAGGTCACAGCTCTCTGCTTAATCAAAAGAAGCCATTATGATCATTCAattaaagtaaatttttttccaaaataactAGTTTTAAAACTGCATTTGCATTCCCAAAGAATAAATTTTCTACCACTTTAGgcttttcttattaaaaaaccTTGATTTCACATCCTAGAACTCTAAGGTTTTTCTACTACGAAATCAGTCTCATTTCATTAGATCTTGATTATATCTACTCTTTCCAATTCCAAGCAAAAGTAATGTATTATCAGTTAACAGATATTCTTAAAATCTTTTGTATGTGTTATTCTATCAGGAATGGAACTAGCACAGTTAAAAATGTCTAGCGCAATCGATTTATCTGTGCCTCTCTGGTGAAAAATGTCCTCTGTAGCTTCCTGAGCCACAGGAACACTGTCCTTCACTCTAGTAAAGCTCTGAAAATAAATCTCCAGTGGGTAATTCTCCTTTGCAAAAATCACAGTAACATCAAGAAGTCACCCCATACAAAAAGATTATTGCCTAGTTCCCTAAGGTCAAGATTGCATAAATCTTTCTCATGTCAAGACAAGTGCGGGCCATCTTTTTATTCCTTTACAGCTGAGGTTTAACAGAAATCTGAGCAACTAAGGTAAAATTTTAGAAGTCCTCAAGCCACAGAGAATCAAAAACTTGTGCCATGTGACATGTCATTCTTTTGACAGACCAGCTAAGGATGATGCTACTGAACACTGTCAATACTGTCcttttgtttgtgggttttttcacagaaatatgTGCAATGTTTACCAGTTTCGTACTTTGGAAGGGGTTTAAAATAGCAAACAAAGTTCTGAAGTCCTCAAATACATCTTTTAAAGGTACCAGGCCTGAATTTTTGTCCCTTAAGTGTGACTCACAGGGAATCAACTGCATCTCTTTGTTCAGTGTTGAGTGAAGATGATTAGAGCCAACTTCTGGCAACTTTAGATGACTGCAACACATTAAATCTGAGAGCCCTAAAACAATCTACCTGACAAGGAACAATAAAGTAGTTTTTCTAGCCACTGAGGCACTCGAATTGAAAGATCTGAAGGATACCTGTGCTTGATAACTCTGTGCTTGGAACTCAACTACTCTAACAGAACCAGCCCTTCAGTCTGCAGGAAAAAGCCTTCCCCAACAGCTAAACACACCTCCCCAGAATCCATGTGGGATCCAAGACGGAAAGCCTGACTAAGGCGAGAAGTTTGAGATCGTTTTCCCTGGGGCCTGGACGCCTTGTTCGGGGACTCCCCTCGGCGATGTCGGCGCGATGCTGAAGGGGACCAAGCGGCCCTGACGctgcgcccggccccgctgcccgcccGGCGCGGCCGGAACGCTCTCGCTGCGAAGCTGCCGCTATGCTCGGGATGGAGAGCCCGGGAGGGAAAGCAATCCCCCTGCGTCCCGACCCGCCGGCAAGGGACGGCCAGAGACCCCCTCCCAAAGGGATGCTCTATCCAAAGCGGGGGCTCTCCTGCCTTCCCCGAACTTCAGCCCCCCGCCCCGGCTTGAAGCACTGCCCTCGGGTTCGCGCACACGCGAGGATGCTCAGCCGGTCCGGCTGCAGCAGTCCCGGGGCGGTAGCGGCGAGCCCCACCGCACGCTGCCGGGACGCCCCggccagccccggcagccccggcagccacttaccccagagcagcaggacgGGGAGCTGCCGCCGGCGGCTGCCCTGCGCCTCCATCCCGGCGCGGGCGGCAGCGTTGGCGAGCGGCCGCCAACGGGGGATGGAGCCCGCATGGGGCGGCCGGTCCGCAGCCGCAGAGGGCCCGAACCCGCCTCAGCCCGCCCGCCGGCGTGGTTCCTCCTCTTCATGCCTCGGCGTCCAgccccgggcggcggcggcagcggggcgggcgcgcaggggagcagctccccCGCCCCCGGGTGCTCCCAGCGCCGGCGGGGCGGACCCGgcggccgagccgggccgggccggggtaggcacgggcacgggcacgggcacgggcacgggcacgggcacgtGTGAGTGTGCTCTGTGTGCGGCCGTGCCTcccgctcctccaacagccacGGCAGGAGGGATGCCGCTCCCAGCCCATCGGTCTATCTGGCTGCCTAGGGGAAAGGCATCTACCCCGCGGGGAAGGTTCTGGTCGTAAGTGTCCGAGGGATTCAGGGACTCTTCACACCttgccctgggagcagcttcTCTCCTCCTATCACAACATCCTGGCGGTGGGGTTGAAGGCATGAGGACCCTTGCATGGCACCGACGTGTTGGCATGCTCAATATTTACAGCTGAACATGGGCAGAGAGCTGGCCTGACCCCACACAGACCCAGAGCGGCCTGGAGTTCTAATATGCTACGTGCATTTTTATGTTGCAATTTCATCTTTGTCTGTCTCTTTTCAGAGAAGGTACAGCTCC is a window from the Passer domesticus isolate bPasDom1 chromosome 1, bPasDom1.hap1, whole genome shotgun sequence genome containing:
- the LOC135301591 gene encoding vasodilator-stimulated phosphoprotein-like encodes the protein MEPAWGGRSAAAEGPNPPQPARRRGSSSSCLGVQPRAAAAAGRARRGAAPPPPGAPSAGGADPAAEPGRAGVGTGTGTGTGTGTGTCECALCAAVPPAPPTATAGGMPLPAHRSIWLPRGKASTPRGRFWS